The genomic segment GTAATCGCAGGCATCACAGACGGCCGGTTTCTTATCGGGCTGGAAGCAGCGTTTTCGGGGTATGGGTTAATCCTTCAGGGTCAAGCGCATCCTTCTGGTCTTCAACGGATTGCCCATGAAGTCATCTTCAAAATCTTTAACTACTGTAAAACCTTTTGCCTGGTGAACCTCACACGACTCAAGTCGTGTGCTTCTGGGAACATTGCACACTTACCTAACGTTCAGGCAGAGGTCACAACTCTTTTACCAAGGCTCGTCCCGAGCCGAAGAATATTCTTTGCTGCGTTAATATCTCTATCGTGATGATGCCCACAGCCAGGGCATGTCCAGTCCCTTATGTCTAACGTATGCTTTCCGTCATCATAACCACATTCCGAGCATATTTGTGATGTCTTATAGGGATTGACAATGACTAATTTTTTACCACACCATGCACATTTGTATTCAAGCATCCGTCTAATTTCCCGCCAGGATTGATTAACAATTGCTCTGGATAATTTGTGATTGCGTAGAAGATTTTTTGCTTTCAAATCTTCTATGACAATGACATCATTATCTTTAACTAATTGCATTGTAATTTTATGGAGATAGTCATTGCGTTGATTAGTCATTTTCTCATTGTATTCAGCAACCATTAATTTGGCTTTTTTATAATTTTTAAAGTCATCGAGGCATCTGGGATTAAGTACCTTATTATGCTTATCCCATGCGATTTCTTTCTGAGCTTGCAATCTACGTCTAGCTAACCGTTTCTCCCAGTAATGTTTCTTCCTGGCTAAGATTTTGTCAAAACGAATGGTAGGGAACTTAATACCATCAGATCCAATGACTAAATCGGCAACACCCAGGTCAATACCTAATTGCCTTCCTGTTTTGTTGAATGTTTGGTTTTCATATTCAACAAGCAGCACAGCATAATATTTTCCTGTTGGTGATAGACGAACAGTTACTGATTTAATTTTTTCAGGGATTTTAATTCCTGCTTTGAATCTCACAATTCCTAATTTCGGTAATTTAACATGATGTTTATTAACTTGTTTAATGTTTTTACCTACACATTTTGATTGATAACTTTGTTTCGGATATTTCTTTGATTTAAACTTTGGAAAACCGGTATGTTCTTTGAAAAACTTTTTATATGCTTCCACCAGATCATGATTCGTACATTGTAAACTGGTACTCTCAGCATCTTTTAACCATGGATACTCAATCTTCAAGGCTTTAAGCATGTTATTCAATGCAAAAGCGCTAAGAAAAGAAGAGTCGGGATTGTTGTGGTATCGTTCAATCATCATGTTTAACATCTGATTCCACACAAAACGGTTATAGCCAAAGTTTAATTTA from the Sporolactobacillus sp. Y61 genome contains:
- a CDS encoding RNA-guided endonuclease TnpB family protein; this translates as MVLKGLKLRIYPDKEQKLKIKLNFGYNRFVWNQMLNMMIERYHNNPDSSFLSAFALNNMLKALKIEYPWLKDAESTSLQCTNHDLVEAYKKFFKEHTGFPKFKSKKYPKQSYQSKCVGKNIKQVNKHHVKLPKLGIVRFKAGIKIPEKIKSVTVRLSPTGKYYAVLLVEYENQTFNKTGRQLGIDLGVADLVIGSDGIKFPTIRFDKILARKKHYWEKRLARRRLQAQKEIAWDKHNKVLNPRCLDDFKNYKKAKLMVAEYNEKMTNQRNDYLHKITMQLVKDNDVIVIEDLKAKNLLRNHKLSRAIVNQSWREIRRMLEYKCAWCGKKLVIVNPYKTSQICSECGYDDGKHTLDIRDWTCPGCGHHHDRDINAAKNILRLGTSLGKRVVTSA